A stretch of Gadus chalcogrammus isolate NIFS_2021 chromosome 9, NIFS_Gcha_1.0, whole genome shotgun sequence DNA encodes these proteins:
- the arpin gene encoding arpin, whose protein sequence is MSRIYHNTSLQNKPVHNDRIDSIWPPASDSGPGVLLEGMLRDVSRHVITDVNNQKVRFYALYIKPTRIHQRRFDPTGKEIEPNFSDTRKVNTGYLMSSFKTEAKGESDRLSEQQLAAMVNQAELVKITCKHTPSGGTLAFWYPEAQMENTELEVGQEVRLKTRGNSPFIFSLAQVDAGNVTKCNFAGDENAGASWTDKIMANKAGAAGVQSNSGEGQGAEEDEWDE, encoded by the exons ATGAGCAGAATTTACCATAACACATCCTTGCAAAATAAACCAGTCCATAATGATAGAATAGACAGCATTTGGCCACCTGCATCTGACAG CGGGCCGGGGGTCCTTCTCGAAGGAATGCTTCGGGATGTCTCCCGACATGTCATCACCGACGTCAATAATCAGAAG GTGCGTTTCTATGCATTGTACATCAAACCAACCCGTATCCATCAGCGAAGGTTTGACCCCACCGGAAAGGAAATCGAGCCGAATTTCAGTGACACCAGGAAGGTCAACACTGGTTACCTAATGTCCTCCTTCA AGACGGAGGCCAAGGGGGAGTCGGACCGTCTGTCTGAGCAGCAGCTGGCGGCCATGGTGAACCAGGCAGAGCTGGTGAAGATAACCTGCAAGCACACACCCAGCGGCGGAACCCTGGCCTTCTGGTACCCCGAGGCCCAGATGGAGAACACAGAGCTTGAGGTGGGCCAGGAGGTGCGCCTCAAGACCAGAGGAAACAGCCCCTTCATCT TCTCGTTAGCCCAGGTGGACGCCGGTAATGTAACAAAGTGCAATTTCGCTGGAGATGAAAATGCTGGCGCATCATGGACGGACAAGATCATGGCCAACAAAGCAGGGGCAGCTGGTGTTCAGAGCAACAgcggagagggacagggggccGAGGAGGACGAATGG GACGAATGA
- the fam169b gene encoding protein FAM169B isoform X2: MKTMKSSIHFITQSCSVQVAIKESNLSRLHMFPDDPSDCTVLALHPPDDPDNVLALYLHGKWCSVEDATKTTSKSRAGLVMVESAMERVILFLLAHVLEKLPAIDRLFSPHPRTEQGKLLWRDGQAVGFYTFKQKGSLCGSWTAQSYLLPVLDTTLVRRGWRGRGFGLQMLSEFFSLFPREEVVGISSPLSPSMVAVCKKFLQQHEEQRERLYEVMEAPGGWEQRRNIWMNIQLGRYSHCTDNEKSFKELSSGK, from the exons ATGAAAACCATGAAGAGTTCGATACACTTCATCACACAAAG TTGTTCTGTCCAGGTGGCTATAAAGGAAAGCAATTTGAGCAGATTACACATGTTTCCTGACGACCCATCTGACTGCACTGTGTTGGCACTCCACCCCCCTGATGATCCAGACAATG TATTGGCTCTCTACCTGCATGGAAAATGGTGTTCAGTTGAAGATGCAACGAAGACCACCAGCAAATCCAGGGCTGGACttgtaatg GTTGAGTCGGCTATGGAGAGGGTCATCCTGTTTCTCCTGGCCCATGTGCTTGAGAAGCTCCCTGCCATCGACCGGCTGTTCTCCCCTCACCCCCGGACTGAACAGGGGAAGCTGCTGTGGAGGGATGGGCAGGCGGTGGGCTTTTATACTTTCAAACagaaag GCAGCCTGTGTGGCAGCTGGACCGCTCAGAGCTACCTGCTTCCAGTATTGGACACAACCCTGGTTCGCCGTGGTTGGAGGGGTCGTGGCTTCGGACTCCAGATGCTATcagaatttttttctctgttcccaagggaggaggtggtggggataaGCTCTCCATTATCACCCAGTATGGTGGCAG TGTGTAAGAAATTCCTGCAGCAACATGAGGAACAGAGGGAACGCTTGTATGAGGTGATGGAGGCTCCGGGCGGGTGGGAACAGCGACGCAACATCTGGATGAACATCCAACTGGGACGCTACTCCCACTGTACGGACAACGAGAAAAGTTTCAAAGAATTGTCGTCGGGGAAATAA
- the fam169b gene encoding protein FAM169B isoform X1, with translation MAMYPIDILPSVDYDDLLSASDNYLSSLKSSRNENHEEFDTLHHTKVAIKESNLSRLHMFPDDPSDCTVLALHPPDDPDNVLALYLHGKWCSVEDATKTTSKSRAGLVMVESAMERVILFLLAHVLEKLPAIDRLFSPHPRTEQGKLLWRDGQAVGFYTFKQKGSLCGSWTAQSYLLPVLDTTLVRRGWRGRGFGLQMLSEFFSLFPREEVVGISSPLSPSMVAVCKKFLQQHEEQRERLYEVMEAPGGWEQRRNIWMNIQLGRYSHCTDNEKSFKELSSGK, from the exons ATGGCCATGTATCCGATAGACATCTTGCCATCTGTGGATTATGATGATTTACTATCGGCCTCCGATAACTACTTGTCTTCACTTAAATCAAGCAGAAATGAAAACCATGAAGAGTTCGATACACTTCATCACACAAAG GTGGCTATAAAGGAAAGCAATTTGAGCAGATTACACATGTTTCCTGACGACCCATCTGACTGCACTGTGTTGGCACTCCACCCCCCTGATGATCCAGACAATG TATTGGCTCTCTACCTGCATGGAAAATGGTGTTCAGTTGAAGATGCAACGAAGACCACCAGCAAATCCAGGGCTGGACttgtaatg GTTGAGTCGGCTATGGAGAGGGTCATCCTGTTTCTCCTGGCCCATGTGCTTGAGAAGCTCCCTGCCATCGACCGGCTGTTCTCCCCTCACCCCCGGACTGAACAGGGGAAGCTGCTGTGGAGGGATGGGCAGGCGGTGGGCTTTTATACTTTCAAACagaaag GCAGCCTGTGTGGCAGCTGGACCGCTCAGAGCTACCTGCTTCCAGTATTGGACACAACCCTGGTTCGCCGTGGTTGGAGGGGTCGTGGCTTCGGACTCCAGATGCTATcagaatttttttctctgttcccaagggaggaggtggtggggataaGCTCTCCATTATCACCCAGTATGGTGGCAG TGTGTAAGAAATTCCTGCAGCAACATGAGGAACAGAGGGAACGCTTGTATGAGGTGATGGAGGCTCCGGGCGGGTGGGAACAGCGACGCAACATCTGGATGAACATCCAACTGGGACGCTACTCCCACTGTACGGACAACGAGAAAAGTTTCAAAGAATTGTCGTCGGGGAAATAA
- the ldhd gene encoding probable D-lactate dehydrogenase, mitochondrial gives MLFTVSRTRRLLQCVSRLLQCRYIQKGHTQTNGGLKKAISAFTSVCGEDGVSTGETVREQHGRDESVHRCRPPDVVVFPRCVEEVSALAKICYRHNLPIIPFGTGTGLEGGVGALKGGVCFSLRKMDQVLDVHQEDFDVTVEPGVTRKALNSYLRDTGLWFPVDPGADASLCGMAATSASGTNAVHYGTMRENVLNLEVVLADGSVVHTAGKGRRPRKSAAGYNLTNLFVGSEGTLGIITKATLRLYGIPEAVVSAVCSFPSVQAAVDSTVHVLQAGVPIARIEFLDDVMVDACNKFNSLSYPVTPTLFLEFHGTEDSLDEQVRTTEEITSANGGADFQWARDEGTRARLWKARHDAWYAALALRPGCKAYATDVCVPLSRLPHIIVETKEDLIQNGLTGPIAGHVGDGNFHCIMVLDPDDSDEVQRVHQFTERLARRALALEGTCTGEHGVGLGKRALLREEMGPGAMGVMQSLKESLDPKNLMNPGKVL, from the exons ATGCTCTTTACTGTGTCACGGACGAGACGCTTGCTCCAGTGCGTGTCACGTCTTTTGCAATGTCGCTACATTCAGAAAGGACATACTCAAACT AATGGGGGTTTGAAGAAAGCAATCTCTGCCTTCACATCTGTGTGTGGTGAAGATGGGGTCTCTACAGGTGAAACTGTCAGGGAACAACATGGCAGGGATGAGTCTGTTCACAG ATGTCGCCCTCCAGATGTGGTTGTTTTTCCACGTTGTGTGGAGGAGGTCAGTGCCCTAGCCAAGATCTGTTATCGTCACAACCTTCCCATCATTCCTTTCGGCACCGGGACTGGTCTGGAAGGTGGCGTTGGCGCTTTGAAG GGGGGTGTTTGTTTCAGCCTCAGGAAGATGGACCAGGTGCTGGACGTCCACCAGGAGGATTTTGACGTGACCGTTGAGCCCGGTGTGACTCGCAAGGCCCTCAACTCCTACCTCCGGGACACTGGGCTGTGGTTTCCTGTAG ACCCTGGGGCCGATGCGTCCCTGTGCGGCATGGCGGCCACCAGCGCCTCTGGCACCAACGCAGTGCACTACGGGACCATGCGGGAGAACGTCCTGAACCTGGAGGTGGTCCTGGCCGACGGGTCGGTGGTGCACACCGCGGGGAAGGGCCGGCGTCCCAG GAAGTCCGCGGCGGGCTACAACCTCACCAACCTGTTTGTGGGGTCGGAGGGCACGCTGGGCATCATCACCAAGGCAACGCTGCGCCTGTATGGCATCCCGGAGGCCGTGGTGTCCGCCGTCTGCTCCTTCCCCTCGGTGCAGGCCGCCGTGGACAGCACTGTGCACGTCCTGCAGGCCGGGGTGCCCATAGCCCGCATcg AGTTCCTGGATGACGTGATGGTAGATGCGTGCAACAAGTTCAACTCTTTGTCCTACCCTGTGACGCCTACTCTGTTCCTGGAGTTCCACGGAACAGAGGACAGCCTTGACGAACAGGTACGCACTACAG AGGAGATCACGAGTGCCAATGGGGGGGCAGATTTCCAATGGGCCCGAGATGAGGGGACGCGAGCCCGCCTGTGGAAAGCCCGCCACGATGCCTGGTATGCTGCTCTGGCCCTCAGACCTGGTTGTAAG gcttATGCCACAGACGTGTGTGTTCCTCTATCCCGCCTGCCTCACATTATAGTTGAGACCAAGGAAGACCTGATCCAGAATGGACTCACAG GACCCATAGCTGGTCACGTAGGAGACGGTAACTTCCACTGTATCATGGTGTTGGACCCAGACGACTCAGACGAGGTCCAGCGGGTCCACCAGTTCACAGAGAGGCTGGCCAG GCGGGCGCTGGCCCTGGAAGGCACGTGTACCGGGGAGCACGGCGTGGGCCTGGGGAAGAGGGCCCTGCTGCGAGAGGAGATGGGCCCCGGAGCCATGGGCGTCATGCAGAGCCTCAAGGAATCCCTGGACCCCAAGAACCTGATGAACCCTGGGAAAGTTCTATGA